The following coding sequences are from one Candidatus Nitrohelix vancouverensis window:
- a CDS encoding DUF1566 domain-containing protein: MLNFQTERSPLIDSSAIFCKRLVLILALTLLTTLPATLWAVPVQSEDKRFTDHQDGSITDTQTGLMWFKNDSYLQIGHWLSWLESIMYIKQMNDTSFAGYSDWRMPTVEELKTLYEPEKVNSQQAGTEMIMYFDPIFGKNGSGSLWSSTSNGAYNAFGVVFNTGKAFSSNRSNKARKGVRPVRNQIQ; encoded by the coding sequence ATGCTCAACTTCCAAACGGAGCGTTCTCCATTGATTGATTCATCCGCCATTTTTTGCAAACGTCTTGTCCTGATTCTGGCGTTGACCCTGTTGACAACCTTGCCCGCAACGCTTTGGGCGGTGCCCGTCCAGTCTGAAGACAAACGATTCACGGATCACCAGGACGGCTCCATCACCGATACGCAGACCGGGCTGATGTGGTTTAAAAACGACTCCTACCTGCAGATCGGCCATTGGCTCAGCTGGCTGGAGAGCATCATGTATATCAAACAAATGAACGACACCAGCTTTGCAGGGTACAGCGACTGGCGCATGCCGACTGTCGAAGAATTGAAAACGCTTTACGAACCGGAGAAAGTGAACAGCCAGCAGGCCGGAACCGAAATGATCATGTATTTTGATCCCATCTTCGGCAAGAACGGCTCCGGTTCGCTCTGGTCCTCCACATCCAACGGCGCCTACAACGCCTTTGGGGTCGTATTCAATACGGGAAAAGCTTTTAGCAGTAACAGGAGCAACAAGGCCCGCAAAGGGGTGCGCCCTGTCCGCAATCAAATCCAATAA
- the gatB gene encoding Asp-tRNA(Asn)/Glu-tRNA(Gln) amidotransferase subunit GatB has product MNYEVVIGLEVHTQMKTRTKIFCSCSTQFGQAPNENTCPICLGLPGVLPVLNKQAVDYAIAACIATHCEVQETSRFDRKNYFYPDLPKGYQISQFALPIGLRGRVNITVDGVDKRIGITRIHMEEDAGKSIHGENLGSPGKSYVDYNRTGVPLIEIVSEPELRSAEEAKAYLIELRSILQYAGVSDCNMEEGSFRCDANVSLRPVGQEAFGTRAEIKNLNSFRFIQKAIEYETDRQGRILDQGDVVVQETRLYDSDRGVTFSMRSKEEAHDYRYFSEPDLVPIVLKQEMIDAIRSGIQELPEEKRDRYTRELEIPDYDARVLTATPALADYFESCVQSGAQAKTASNWIMGDLLGKLNKENKDIVDCPVPAPAFSELLKMIDDQTVSGKIAKTVFEEMYASGKSAPQIVEEKGMTQISDEGSIETWVDEVIAANPGQAEEFRNGKEKLLGFFVGQVMKASKGQANPALLNKIIKEKLS; this is encoded by the coding sequence ATGAACTATGAAGTGGTGATTGGGTTGGAAGTACACACCCAAATGAAAACAAGGACCAAAATATTTTGTTCCTGTTCAACCCAATTTGGGCAAGCCCCAAACGAAAACACCTGCCCCATTTGTCTGGGCCTGCCGGGAGTCCTGCCAGTCCTGAACAAACAAGCGGTGGATTACGCCATCGCCGCCTGCATCGCCACCCATTGCGAAGTTCAGGAGACCAGTCGATTTGATCGCAAGAATTATTTTTACCCCGATCTACCCAAAGGCTACCAGATTTCGCAGTTCGCCCTCCCCATCGGGCTTCGCGGACGTGTGAACATCACCGTCGACGGCGTGGACAAACGCATCGGCATCACCCGCATCCACATGGAAGAGGACGCCGGCAAATCCATTCACGGCGAAAATCTTGGGAGCCCCGGGAAAAGTTACGTCGATTACAACCGCACCGGCGTGCCGCTCATCGAAATTGTCAGCGAACCCGAGTTGCGCTCCGCCGAGGAGGCGAAAGCCTACCTCATCGAATTGCGCTCCATTCTTCAATACGCCGGGGTCAGCGACTGCAACATGGAAGAGGGAAGTTTTCGTTGCGACGCCAACGTCTCACTGCGACCCGTTGGACAAGAGGCCTTTGGCACGCGCGCGGAAATCAAGAATCTCAATTCCTTCCGCTTCATTCAAAAAGCCATTGAATACGAGACCGACCGGCAAGGACGCATTCTCGATCAAGGCGACGTCGTCGTTCAGGAAACACGCTTGTACGATTCCGACCGCGGCGTGACCTTCAGCATGCGTAGTAAAGAAGAAGCGCATGACTACCGTTATTTCTCAGAACCCGACCTCGTGCCCATCGTACTCAAGCAGGAGATGATCGATGCCATTCGAAGCGGCATTCAGGAATTGCCGGAAGAAAAGCGCGATCGCTATACCCGCGAGTTGGAAATCCCCGATTACGACGCGCGTGTGTTGACCGCCACGCCAGCGCTGGCAGACTATTTTGAATCCTGCGTGCAGTCTGGAGCGCAGGCGAAAACAGCCAGCAACTGGATCATGGGCGACCTGCTTGGGAAATTGAATAAAGAAAATAAAGACATCGTCGACTGCCCCGTCCCCGCGCCCGCTTTCAGCGAATTGCTGAAAATGATCGACGACCAGACGGTGAGCGGAAAAATCGCCAAAACCGTTTTTGAAGAAATGTACGCCTCCGGCAAATCAGCCCCTCAAATTGTCGAAGAAAAAGGCATGACCCAGATTTCAGATGAAGGATCGATAGAAACCTGGGTGGATGAAGTGATCGCCGCCAACCCCGGTCAGGCCGAAGAATTCCGCAACGGCAAAGAAAAACTGCTCGGATTTTTTGTCGGTCAAGTCATGAAAGCCAGCAAGGGGCAGGCCAATCCGGCCCTGCTCAATAAAATCATTAAAGAAAAACTAAGTTGA
- a CDS encoding phosphoglycerate dehydrogenase, giving the protein MSPRIGVTPPAFCKSKVLREELLEVFPHARFNDKGRYLTEEELVSFLEDAEGAIIGRDRIDAGIVKRLPRLKIIAKYGVGLDTINQADLESCGVAFKWDAGVNRQSVAELTLGFMIGLMHNMYSTGFDLKAGVWRKDGGRQLQGKTVGIVGCGHVGERLIELLAPFSCRILICDIVSKDAVCKRWGAEQIDLNRLASESDIVTLHVPLTELTLGMVDANFLNRMKPTAYLINTCRGEVVDAAALKRALMDSGIAGAALDVFDPEPPVDNEFLNLKHFTGTPHIGGNAEEAVLAMGRAPIQRLIDFFKP; this is encoded by the coding sequence GTGTCTCCGCGAATTGGAGTGACGCCTCCCGCCTTCTGTAAGTCCAAAGTATTGAGAGAAGAATTGCTGGAGGTCTTTCCTCATGCCCGATTCAATGATAAGGGCCGTTACCTGACGGAAGAGGAACTGGTCTCCTTCCTCGAAGATGCGGAGGGCGCCATCATTGGCAGAGACCGTATCGACGCGGGCATTGTGAAACGTCTGCCGCGTCTGAAAATCATCGCCAAGTATGGCGTGGGTCTGGACACGATCAATCAAGCGGATCTGGAATCCTGCGGCGTTGCGTTCAAGTGGGATGCGGGGGTGAATCGTCAATCGGTGGCGGAGCTGACTCTGGGCTTCATGATTGGTTTGATGCACAATATGTATTCTACCGGCTTTGATTTAAAAGCCGGGGTCTGGCGTAAGGATGGGGGGCGACAACTGCAGGGAAAAACGGTCGGGATTGTCGGTTGCGGTCATGTTGGCGAACGCCTGATTGAGCTACTGGCCCCCTTCTCATGCCGCATTCTGATATGCGATATCGTATCCAAAGATGCGGTCTGCAAGCGCTGGGGCGCAGAACAAATTGATCTGAATCGACTCGCGAGCGAATCCGATATTGTCACCTTGCATGTTCCATTGACGGAATTGACCCTGGGCATGGTGGATGCGAATTTTTTGAATCGTATGAAGCCGACGGCCTATCTCATCAATACATGCCGGGGAGAAGTGGTGGATGCGGCGGCGCTCAAACGGGCCCTGATGGATTCTGGCATTGCTGGAGCCGCGCTTGATGTTTTCGATCCGGAACCTCCTGTGGATAATGAATTTCTAAACTTGAAACATTTTACAGGGACGCCGCATATCGGCGGCAATGCGGAAGAAGCCGTGCTGGCTATGGGGCGCGCTCCAATCCAGCGGCTGATCGATTTTTTCAAACCCTGA
- a CDS encoding SOS response-associated peptidase yields MTDHFSVAADTPQKKRFNIAPTQYAPVAISSQGQRALQDMRWGLVPNWARDASIAHKLINARSETAHEKPSFKESFKRRRCLIPTDGFIEWQGGQSVKRPHHIFLPGREIFCFAGIWSQWDSGGETLITYSILTRPANEQLQALHHRMPVVVRPENYDEWIDPDAQRPALSQIIDRSEDIRFTIQEISTRVNSAKNDDPDCLRPVPVNASLF; encoded by the coding sequence ATGACGGATCATTTCTCCGTAGCCGCCGATACCCCGCAGAAAAAACGTTTTAATATTGCTCCGACTCAATACGCGCCTGTGGCGATAAGCTCTCAGGGACAACGGGCCTTGCAGGACATGCGCTGGGGGCTGGTGCCGAACTGGGCGCGAGACGCTTCCATAGCCCATAAGCTCATCAACGCCCGATCCGAAACAGCGCATGAAAAACCAAGTTTCAAAGAATCATTCAAACGACGACGCTGTCTGATTCCTACAGACGGATTTATCGAATGGCAGGGCGGGCAGAGTGTGAAACGCCCGCATCATATTTTTCTACCGGGTCGGGAGATTTTTTGTTTTGCAGGAATTTGGTCGCAGTGGGATTCGGGAGGAGAAACATTAATCACCTACAGTATTTTAACGCGCCCCGCCAATGAGCAATTACAAGCGCTTCACCATCGCATGCCCGTCGTTGTCCGGCCGGAAAATTATGACGAATGGATCGACCCCGATGCGCAGAGACCTGCTCTAAGTCAGATCATTGATCGTTCGGAAGATATACGCTTCACGATTCAGGAAATATCGACCCGGGTGAACTCCGCAAAGAACGACGATCCGGACTGCCTTCGCCCCGTTCCTGTCAACGCAAGCTTGTTTTAG
- a CDS encoding tetratricopeptide repeat protein — translation MKYFSIVFGALLISCALFATPSHATFPNADISQWNTKEVQELDDPDYASARELVHQKKYQEALDLLNTKIEHYPREATPVYLKASTLIEMGKYKEASVVLTQAYKMEQYHPAAHYTFCQLHREMGKGESSLRSCVITAQQHPDSAQALYEYSVTLNALGQMEKANTQLLKAEQLDPGNPEYSYQIGLNYSYLNDNAQAEQAFLNALRIDSKHLNSLYQIAYLYAAQGKSEQAMSYLKQLLDSNEVFPKQESAERLLDYIKKGETSKLPLKIVPHNYHVGRSKSFYQSKKYGPALIEIETAARLRPNDPSILEIKIGVSSFLLRLKETEDTINQLLEVIGNNPQISARSFQEMGDVQLMRGNLEMAKKLYEKAKTLDDPNGISRISLDEFPDMDAKPFPEKLENELFIDPAEALNKKGEVFLFYGMYERALANFSLALKVQPNHLFSILNTATAYKKSGQRNRAISILEGLLVSQPKHAYLSAHLLLLGQCYFEAGNSAKGITHIENAIAISPQIRQLIQEDPAYEQIKESAAFKDKFPE, via the coding sequence ATGAAATATTTCTCAATCGTTTTCGGCGCCCTTCTTATTTCATGCGCCCTGTTCGCAACCCCTTCGCACGCGACCTTTCCAAACGCTGACATTTCGCAGTGGAATACCAAAGAGGTTCAGGAATTGGACGACCCCGACTATGCCAGCGCACGGGAACTCGTTCATCAAAAAAAATATCAGGAAGCGCTCGATCTGCTCAACACAAAGATCGAACATTATCCGCGAGAAGCCACCCCGGTATATCTCAAGGCCTCGACCCTGATAGAAATGGGGAAATACAAGGAAGCCTCGGTCGTATTAACGCAAGCGTACAAGATGGAGCAATACCATCCCGCCGCGCATTACACCTTTTGCCAGCTACACCGCGAAATGGGTAAGGGGGAATCGTCGCTCCGCTCCTGCGTCATCACGGCACAGCAACATCCCGACTCGGCGCAAGCCTTGTATGAATACTCCGTTACGCTGAATGCCCTGGGGCAAATGGAAAAGGCTAACACTCAATTACTGAAAGCCGAACAGCTCGATCCCGGCAACCCGGAGTACTCTTATCAGATCGGTTTGAATTACTCATACCTCAACGACAATGCACAGGCCGAACAAGCCTTTCTCAATGCCCTTAGAATAGATTCGAAACACCTCAATTCGCTTTATCAGATCGCCTACCTGTATGCCGCTCAGGGAAAATCAGAGCAAGCAATGTCCTACCTGAAACAGTTGCTGGATTCCAATGAAGTATTCCCAAAACAAGAATCAGCCGAACGACTTCTCGACTACATCAAAAAAGGGGAAACGAGCAAGCTGCCATTGAAAATCGTTCCTCATAATTATCATGTCGGTCGCTCCAAATCTTTTTACCAATCCAAGAAATACGGCCCCGCTCTCATTGAAATAGAAACTGCCGCACGACTCAGGCCCAATGATCCTTCCATCCTGGAAATTAAAATCGGCGTCAGCAGTTTCCTCCTGCGCCTCAAGGAAACGGAAGATACAATCAATCAATTACTCGAAGTGATTGGCAACAATCCGCAGATATCCGCGCGCAGTTTTCAGGAAATGGGAGACGTTCAATTGATGCGGGGCAATCTGGAAATGGCGAAAAAATTATATGAAAAAGCGAAAACTCTGGACGATCCTAATGGAATTTCCCGGATCAGTCTGGATGAGTTCCCGGATATGGACGCCAAACCCTTTCCAGAAAAACTTGAAAATGAATTGTTCATCGATCCTGCGGAAGCCTTGAATAAAAAAGGCGAAGTTTTTCTGTTTTACGGCATGTACGAGCGAGCGCTGGCCAATTTTTCCCTCGCCCTCAAAGTACAGCCCAATCATCTGTTCAGCATTTTGAATACGGCGACTGCCTACAAGAAAAGCGGGCAACGCAATCGCGCCATATCGATCCTTGAAGGCTTGCTGGTGTCGCAACCCAAACACGCCTACCTGTCCGCGCATTTATTATTACTGGGACAATGCTATTTTGAAGCGGGAAATTCAGCGAAAGGAATCACTCATATCGAAAATGCCATCGCCATCAGCCCTCAAATTCGGCAGTTGATTCAAGAAGACCCCGCTTACGAACAGATCAAGGAAAGCGCGGCCTTTAAGGATAAATTCCCTGAATAA
- a CDS encoding M24 family metallopeptidase — MAHTKNTYSGIFRDGGAGPQAKKRFRKRREALMQSENCLMVLTGVPYGPGGETSWSYAHCPTYQEPAVMYLTGINQFKVILLLDPTSKESDEILFIGSKDPTREFWDGVRFGVGDDRSIAEVKKVTGIKDVRNIDTFKEVLQQRLKKQRSKRLGTFWMEGNVNGSIRNFTNDHNWVFRQKLAGWLRGWGYATSALKNVMHNHFDLRLPLDRYDVANTARAQEITGKAFKETLQNFKKFKTEYQVQGFIEGQMTMGSPYGLSFPSIIASGPNATVLHYMKNDDAFSKDEMVLLDFGVRWMTMHADISRTVPASGKFNPLQKMLYEIVLKAQREVEKRATEGETISRLNDLCWDVVNDGLKNRFEKAGGKYKTVYNERPHGVSHLIGEQEHDGDPFRNYATQPMKSGWLISNEPGVYGEFKIRLEGKLYEEAIGIRLEDNLLIQKVGCVNLSRNIPKSVKEIERIMAK; from the coding sequence ATGGCTCATACTAAGAATACATATTCCGGAATTTTTCGAGACGGCGGCGCCGGACCGCAGGCGAAGAAACGATTCAGAAAACGACGCGAAGCATTGATGCAGAGTGAAAATTGCCTGATGGTTTTAACGGGAGTGCCGTATGGCCCCGGCGGGGAAACATCGTGGTCCTATGCGCACTGTCCTACCTACCAGGAGCCGGCAGTCATGTACTTGACCGGCATCAACCAGTTCAAAGTCATTTTGCTGTTGGACCCAACATCAAAAGAGTCGGACGAAATCCTGTTCATTGGAAGTAAAGATCCAACACGGGAGTTTTGGGACGGCGTGCGTTTTGGCGTGGGTGATGATCGGAGCATTGCGGAAGTGAAGAAGGTGACGGGCATCAAGGATGTGCGGAATATCGATACCTTCAAGGAAGTCTTGCAACAGCGTTTGAAAAAACAGAGAAGCAAGCGTTTGGGAACTTTCTGGATGGAAGGCAATGTGAACGGCTCGATTCGGAATTTCACCAACGATCATAATTGGGTGTTTCGTCAGAAACTGGCGGGTTGGTTGCGCGGCTGGGGCTACGCGACGTCGGCTTTGAAAAATGTCATGCACAATCATTTCGATCTGCGATTGCCTTTGGATCGTTATGATGTGGCCAACACCGCGCGCGCGCAAGAGATAACGGGGAAGGCGTTCAAGGAGACGCTTCAGAATTTCAAAAAATTCAAAACCGAGTATCAGGTGCAGGGTTTTATCGAAGGGCAGATGACGATGGGGTCGCCTTACGGCTTGAGTTTCCCCTCGATCATTGCCTCCGGTCCGAACGCGACGGTTTTACATTACATGAAAAACGACGACGCCTTTTCAAAAGATGAAATGGTTCTGCTCGATTTTGGCGTGCGATGGATGACCATGCATGCGGATATCTCGCGTACGGTTCCAGCCTCTGGGAAATTCAATCCGCTTCAAAAAATGTTGTATGAGATTGTATTGAAGGCGCAACGTGAAGTGGAAAAAAGAGCGACCGAAGGAGAAACCATCTCTCGCCTCAATGATCTTTGCTGGGACGTGGTGAACGATGGCTTGAAAAACCGTTTTGAGAAAGCTGGCGGAAAGTACAAAACTGTCTACAACGAACGCCCGCACGGTGTGAGCCATTTGATCGGAGAACAGGAGCATGACGGCGATCCGTTTCGCAATTACGCGACGCAACCGATGAAGTCGGGATGGCTGATCAGTAACGAGCCTGGGGTCTACGGGGAGTTCAAGATTCGGCTGGAGGGTAAATTGTACGAAGAGGCGATCGGTATCCGTTTGGAAGACAACCTGCTCATTCAAAAAGTTGGTTGCGTTAATCTGTCTAGAAACATTCCCAAGAGCGTCAAGGAGATCGAACGTATTATGGCAAAGTGA
- a CDS encoding SDR family oxidoreductase, with protein MRLQNKIVIITGGGAGIGRATAIAFSREGASVVLFGRRKDKLEETASWLHGKSLIVQGDMTQEADLDRLVQTTLDAFGSIDILLNNAGIFTGSSIHEMENKQWDEIFDLNISSVFRLTKRVLKPMMEQKNGNIINISSILGMIAVPQVAAYNASKGALIQFSRSLAVEYGSHGIRSNAICPGLIATEMTEGLMSDPKLMDEWKKDYPIGRFGVPEDVASACLYLASDESSFVTGIVLPVDGGFTAH; from the coding sequence ATGCGACTTCAGAATAAAATCGTCATCATCACCGGCGGCGGAGCCGGTATCGGACGCGCCACGGCTATCGCCTTCTCAAGGGAAGGCGCCTCGGTTGTCCTGTTCGGACGACGCAAAGACAAACTCGAAGAAACCGCATCCTGGTTGCATGGAAAAAGCCTGATTGTTCAGGGCGACATGACCCAGGAAGCCGATCTCGATCGCCTTGTTCAAACCACTCTGGACGCCTTTGGCTCGATAGATATTCTCCTTAATAATGCAGGAATCTTCACCGGTAGCTCCATTCACGAGATGGAAAACAAACAATGGGACGAAATATTCGACCTCAATATATCTTCCGTCTTTCGCCTGACCAAACGGGTATTGAAACCCATGATGGAGCAAAAAAACGGCAATATCATAAATATCAGTTCCATATTGGGAATGATCGCCGTCCCGCAAGTCGCCGCCTACAACGCCTCCAAGGGCGCTCTCATCCAGTTCAGCCGTTCCCTGGCGGTTGAATACGGATCGCATGGCATTCGCTCCAACGCCATTTGCCCCGGTTTGATCGCCACGGAAATGACGGAAGGGCTCATGTCCGACCCAAAACTCATGGACGAATGGAAAAAAGATTATCCCATCGGTCGTTTTGGAGTTCCTGAAGACGTCGCCAGCGCCTGCCTCTATCTGGCGAGCGACGAATCTTCCTTTGTCACCGGCATCGTTCTCCCTGTGGACGGCGGATTCACAGCGCATTGA
- a CDS encoding TraB/GumN family protein, whose protein sequence is MEENQDIVKEVEYKGSKITLVGTAHVSQKSVDLVEEMIESDRFDCVAVELCTPRFEKIRDKNAWKDMDIFQVFKQGKASLLLVNLAMAAYQKRLAEKLGVEPGQEMIRAIDLAGEKNTRLELIDRDVSTTLRRLLSKVSLWQKMKIFMGLVTGLFVGEEIDEAQIESLKEGDMLHSVVEEFSDELPQVKEVLIDERDRFMVGKLVQLAESADAPKNILAVVGAGHLYGMLPAFNSPPQAEEFASLDFRPPPGRGGYYFGWAICLIVLSFFYVGYQKSPELGWQIIGTWVLVNGGLSALGAAIALAHPISVLTAFFAAPLTSLNPTVGAGMVVGLVESWIRKPKVSDFELLRTDLSHLSGWRSNGVLRVFLIFFCANTGSAIGTYVAGASIVTQIWG, encoded by the coding sequence GTGGAAGAGAATCAGGACATCGTTAAGGAAGTTGAATACAAAGGCTCCAAAATCACCCTGGTTGGCACCGCGCATGTGTCTCAGAAGAGCGTCGACCTGGTTGAGGAGATGATCGAATCCGACCGTTTTGACTGCGTCGCCGTCGAATTGTGCACCCCTCGCTTCGAAAAAATCCGCGATAAGAACGCCTGGAAGGATATGGATATTTTTCAGGTCTTCAAGCAGGGCAAGGCTTCGTTGTTATTGGTCAATCTCGCCATGGCGGCGTACCAGAAGCGCCTTGCGGAAAAACTCGGCGTGGAGCCAGGGCAGGAGATGATTCGCGCGATCGATCTTGCCGGTGAAAAAAACACCCGCCTTGAATTGATCGACCGGGATGTCTCGACGACCTTGCGACGATTGCTTTCCAAGGTGTCGCTCTGGCAGAAGATGAAGATTTTCATGGGCCTTGTCACCGGCCTGTTCGTGGGCGAAGAAATCGACGAAGCCCAGATAGAAAGTTTGAAAGAGGGCGATATGTTGCATTCCGTTGTCGAGGAATTCAGCGACGAACTGCCGCAAGTGAAGGAAGTGCTGATCGACGAACGCGACCGTTTCATGGTCGGCAAACTGGTTCAACTCGCCGAGTCCGCCGACGCGCCAAAAAACATTCTCGCCGTAGTCGGCGCGGGTCACCTCTATGGCATGTTGCCCGCCTTCAATTCGCCGCCGCAAGCGGAAGAGTTCGCATCACTTGACTTCAGACCGCCTCCAGGACGAGGCGGTTATTATTTTGGTTGGGCGATCTGCCTGATCGTTTTGAGTTTCTTTTATGTGGGCTATCAAAAGTCGCCTGAACTGGGTTGGCAGATCATCGGCACCTGGGTGTTGGTCAACGGAGGACTGAGTGCACTGGGAGCGGCCATCGCCCTGGCGCATCCGATATCGGTTCTTACCGCTTTCTTTGCGGCGCCCTTGACCTCGTTGAATCCGACCGTCGGCGCGGGCATGGTGGTGGGGCTGGTGGAGTCGTGGATTCGCAAGCCCAAGGTCTCTGATTTTGAATTGCTCAGAACGGACCTGTCGCATTTATCCGGCTGGCGGAGCAACGGCGTTCTGCGTGTCTTTCTTATTTTCTTTTGCGCCAACACGGGTTCGGCGATCGGCACCTATGTCGCCGGAGCGTCCATCGTTACGCAGATATGGGGTTGA
- a CDS encoding methyltransferase domain-containing protein, protein MTDSTSEYEQADWQKHYDENDLRWDLGEPAPPIVRMWQDQWLKPGATLIPGCGRGHEAVFLMEKGFHVTGVDFSSGAVNHLSDVIAKKNLKGRALLENFFELDASHNGKYDLLIEHTFFCAIAPRDRSRYIETALRILSPQGKIAGLFYETGEEGGPPFNTPKTDILKFFSPAFEIEFLEKTPHSAEQRRGKEWAALLVKKSS, encoded by the coding sequence ATGACTGATTCAACAAGCGAATACGAACAGGCGGATTGGCAGAAACATTACGACGAAAACGATCTCAGGTGGGATCTGGGCGAACCTGCGCCGCCCATCGTCAGGATGTGGCAGGATCAATGGCTGAAGCCCGGCGCGACTCTGATCCCCGGCTGTGGTCGCGGACATGAGGCGGTGTTTCTCATGGAGAAGGGATTTCATGTCACCGGAGTTGATTTCAGTTCGGGCGCAGTGAATCATCTGTCTGATGTCATTGCGAAAAAGAATTTAAAAGGTCGGGCGCTGTTGGAAAATTTTTTTGAACTGGATGCGTCGCATAACGGCAAATACGATCTGTTGATCGAGCACACATTTTTTTGCGCGATCGCCCCCAGAGATCGATCTCGCTACATTGAAACCGCTTTGCGGATTTTGAGTCCGCAGGGAAAGATTGCGGGGTTGTTTTACGAGACCGGCGAAGAGGGCGGACCGCCTTTCAATACGCCGAAGACGGATATCCTGAAATTTTTCTCGCCTGCGTTTGAGATTGAATTTCTTGAGAAGACGCCGCATTCCGCAGAGCAGAGACGCGGCAAGGAATGGGCGGCTCTGCTCGTAAAAAAGTCCAGCTAA
- the bcp gene encoding thioredoxin-dependent thiol peroxidase: MTAKKTTSQSLLPEEGTQAPDFCGLNQNGKEIKLSSFKGKKNVVLYFYPKDMTPGCTTEACDFKDQFKAFKNTVILGVSADSPERHLKFIAKYDLPFDLISDEDKTILNQYGVWQEKKLYGKTFMGIVRSTFIIDKKGILRKVFPKVKVKGHSDAVLESLKAL; encoded by the coding sequence TTGACGGCTAAAAAAACAACATCTCAATCGCTCCTTCCCGAAGAGGGAACACAAGCTCCCGATTTCTGCGGACTGAATCAGAACGGTAAAGAAATCAAATTGAGTTCCTTTAAAGGAAAGAAGAACGTCGTCCTTTATTTTTACCCGAAGGACATGACTCCCGGTTGCACCACCGAAGCCTGCGACTTCAAAGACCAGTTCAAGGCCTTCAAAAACACGGTGATCCTGGGCGTGAGCGCGGATTCTCCAGAACGTCATTTGAAATTCATTGCGAAGTACGATTTGCCGTTTGACCTGATCTCCGATGAAGATAAAACGATTCTGAATCAATACGGCGTCTGGCAGGAAAAGAAACTTTACGGAAAAACCTTCATGGGCATTGTGCGCTCCACCTTCATCATCGACAAAAAAGGCATCCTTCGCAAGGTCTTCCCAAAGGTCAAAGTCAAAGGCCACAGCGACGCCGTACTCGAATCCCTCAAAGCTCTCTAA